Proteins encoded together in one Chitinophaga sp. LS1 window:
- a CDS encoding anaerobic ribonucleoside-triphosphate reductase activating protein: MNKPIHSITPFTLLDYPDKTACILWFAGCNMRCVYCYNPGIVLGKGKLSYEDALRFLRKRKGLLDGVVLSGGECTLHKELVTFCEQVKEEGFLVKVDTNGSNPSLMADLMKNGLIDYVALDYKAPVYKYEAITKSSLYEHFEATLQLLMNGAIPFEVRTTVHTSLLHEADIQEMVDVLADKGYVGKFFIQHFINDTITLGNLANTRNRIDPDKVSRSNCIELVLRN; this comes from the coding sequence GTGAATAAGCCTATTCATAGTATTACGCCTTTTACATTACTGGATTATCCGGATAAGACAGCCTGCATACTTTGGTTTGCAGGCTGTAATATGAGATGTGTGTATTGTTATAATCCGGGGATTGTGCTTGGGAAAGGGAAGCTTAGCTATGAAGATGCGCTGCGGTTTTTGCGTAAGCGGAAGGGGTTGTTGGATGGAGTGGTATTGAGTGGTGGGGAATGTACGTTGCATAAGGAGTTGGTGACGTTTTGTGAACAGGTGAAAGAAGAGGGTTTTTTGGTGAAGGTCGATACGAATGGGTCTAATCCTTCTTTAATGGCTGATTTGATGAAAAATGGATTGATCGATTATGTTGCGCTGGATTACAAAGCACCTGTTTATAAATATGAGGCGATCACAAAGTCTTCATTATATGAGCACTTTGAAGCGACGTTACAGTTGTTGATGAATGGAGCGATTCCTTTTGAAGTGAGGACGACGGTGCATACTTCATTACTGCATGAAGCGGATATTCAGGAGATGGTGGATGTATTGGCTGATAAAGGGTATGTAGGCAAGTTTTTTATCCAGCATTTTATAAATGACACAATTACTCTTGGCAACCTTGCCAATACAAGAAATAGAATTGACCCTGATAAGGTTTCCAGGAGTAATTGTATAGAGTTGGTATTAAGAAATTAA
- a CDS encoding ribonucleoside triphosphate reductase: MNYVIKRNGEFEPFKAFKIKDAIEKGFIGVNKKPDETICQQVTAQLLHKEVWSVEEIQDIIEKELFAHSHFEVMRAFMLYRHTRKLQREHVHGLTPSTTLVDTTQTIEEYITQTDWRINANANTSYSNAGLVNNVAGKIIANYWLDKVYSQEEGYAHRNGDVHIHDIDCLTGYCAGWSLRALLNEGFNGVRGRVESRPPNHFREALGQMANFLGILQSEWAGAQAFSSFDTYLAPYVFKDDLRYEDILKAVRSFVYNLNVPARWGQSPFTNITIDWTVPEDLKLQFPTKKDIHLFDGITDPVILQKAKDRGVDQLSELTYIHFQPEMNLINKAYYTVMTEGDANGQPFTFPIPTVNITEDFDWYGENTDLLFENTARIGSSYFQNFIGSQYIFDDNGNRVENPNAYKPNAVRSMCCRLQLDLRELLKRGNGLFGSAEMTGSIGVVTINMARLGYLYKGDHHAMYKRLDFLLDLAKSTLEKKRVFIQDMYDRGLFPYTKRYLTHFRNHFSTIGVNGINEMIRNFTNDQDDIISETGREMAADVLEHIRKKMTQYQTETGNLYNLEATPAEGTTYRFAKEDKKRFPDIIQAGMDSNIYYTNSSQIPVDYTDDPFEALLLQDELQCKYTGGTVLHLYMREKISTPEACRNLVKKVLSQFRLPYITVTPVFSICPEHGYLSGEHEHCPICEDESQKCLVYTRVMGYHRPVESFNIGKKGEHKQRVHFTEMIHCE; the protein is encoded by the coding sequence ATGAATTACGTTATCAAAAGAAATGGTGAGTTTGAACCTTTTAAAGCGTTTAAGATAAAAGATGCGATAGAAAAGGGGTTCATCGGTGTGAATAAAAAACCTGATGAAACAATCTGCCAACAGGTCACGGCTCAACTGCTGCACAAAGAAGTGTGGTCAGTAGAAGAGATCCAGGATATCATCGAAAAAGAATTGTTTGCACACAGTCACTTTGAAGTGATGCGGGCATTTATGCTATACAGACACACCCGTAAATTACAACGGGAACATGTACATGGCCTTACGCCATCTACTACGCTGGTGGATACCACACAAACGATTGAAGAATACATCACTCAGACTGACTGGCGCATCAATGCCAATGCGAATACTTCTTATTCCAACGCAGGACTGGTGAACAATGTAGCGGGTAAGATCATTGCCAACTACTGGCTGGATAAGGTATATTCCCAGGAAGAAGGTTATGCACATCGCAATGGTGATGTTCACATCCATGATATCGACTGCCTTACAGGATACTGTGCCGGATGGAGCTTGCGTGCATTACTGAATGAGGGTTTCAATGGTGTAAGAGGACGTGTGGAAAGCCGCCCTCCGAATCACTTTCGCGAAGCACTGGGCCAGATGGCGAACTTCCTCGGTATTCTCCAAAGCGAATGGGCCGGCGCACAGGCTTTCAGCTCTTTCGACACCTACCTTGCCCCGTATGTTTTTAAAGATGATCTTCGCTATGAAGATATCCTGAAAGCAGTCAGGAGCTTTGTATACAACCTGAATGTACCTGCCCGCTGGGGACAATCTCCGTTTACAAATATTACTATCGACTGGACGGTGCCGGAAGATTTGAAATTACAGTTCCCGACCAAAAAAGATATACATCTTTTTGATGGCATCACTGATCCGGTTATTTTACAGAAAGCCAAAGACAGAGGGGTGGATCAACTCAGCGAACTGACCTACATTCATTTCCAACCTGAGATGAACCTGATCAACAAAGCGTATTATACTGTGATGACAGAAGGCGATGCCAATGGGCAACCGTTTACTTTCCCGATCCCTACTGTGAATATCACGGAAGACTTTGACTGGTATGGTGAGAATACAGACCTGCTGTTTGAAAACACAGCACGTATCGGGTCTTCTTACTTCCAGAATTTTATCGGTAGTCAATACATCTTTGATGACAATGGCAATCGGGTAGAAAATCCGAATGCTTATAAACCCAATGCGGTGAGAAGCATGTGCTGCCGCTTACAGCTGGATCTGCGTGAATTATTAAAACGCGGTAATGGGCTGTTTGGTAGTGCAGAAATGACAGGAAGTATTGGGGTAGTGACCATCAATATGGCGCGACTGGGATACCTGTACAAAGGGGATCACCATGCGATGTACAAGCGATTAGATTTCTTACTGGACCTTGCTAAATCAACGCTGGAAAAGAAAAGAGTGTTTATACAGGATATGTACGACAGGGGATTATTCCCGTATACAAAACGCTACCTCACACATTTTCGGAATCACTTTTCTACCATTGGAGTGAATGGTATCAATGAAATGATCAGGAACTTCACCAATGATCAGGATGATATTATTTCTGAAACTGGTCGTGAAATGGCTGCTGATGTACTGGAACACATCCGTAAAAAGATGACGCAGTACCAAACTGAAACAGGCAACCTATACAACCTGGAAGCCACGCCAGCAGAGGGTACTACATACCGGTTTGCGAAAGAAGATAAAAAACGCTTCCCGGATATTATACAGGCGGGGATGGATAGTAATATCTATTATACCAACAGTTCACAGATCCCGGTGGACTATACAGACGATCCGTTTGAAGCACTGCTATTGCAGGATGAACTGCAATGTAAATATACAGGAGGCACCGTGCTGCATTTGTACATGAGAGAGAAGATCAGTACGCCTGAAGCATGTCGCAACCTGGTAAAAAAAGTATTATCACAGTTTAGGCTGCCTTACATCACGGTAACACCGGTGTTCAGTATTTGTCCTGAACATGGGTACCTTTCAGGTGAGCATGAGCATTGTCCGATATGTGAAGATGAAAGCCAGAAATGCCTGGTGTATACACGTGTGATGGGTTATCACAGACCGGTGGAGAGTTTCAATATCGGTAAAAAAGGGGAACATAAACAAAGAGTGCATTTTACGGAAATGATCCATTGTGAATAA